Genomic window (Granulicella arctica):
TTCGCGCCAAAGATCCGAAGCGTCATCGCGGCTTCCGCGTACCGTTCGGTCCCATTATCCCGATCCTGAGTACCCTCTTTTGCATCCTGCTCATGGCTGGACTTCCCGCGATCACCTGGGTTCGCTTCTTCGTCTGGCTGATTATCGGCCTGTTTGTCTACGTCTTCTATAGCCGTAAACGCAGCGAATTCTACCGATCATAAGTTTTGCTGGAGTTCCACCAGACTTCAGGCTAAGCTGATTTTCTACTGTCACAGGGGAAATCATGACTGAACTACTCAGCGAGCTTTTCAAGGCGCAGCCCGATGTCCTATTAATGCTCGCAGGTCTTGTCCTCATTGGTATTGGCGTCGTCGGCAGTATTAAGACCTATATCGATCCTGGCAAATACGGTCGCATCGCCGCGCTTGGCATCGGCGCCATTCTGCTCACTATTGGCGTCACGCTTCATGCTCGGGAGCTCACCGACTTGGCGAAGGCAGCTATCAACCCAGTGAAGTCTACCGAGATGAGCAGCATCTGCACCTTCGATACAGGTCCGCTCGCAGGAAATACGAACCTGCTTCCGGAGACCCAGATCGGCTCGGTTGGCGGCGCCTGCAAAGATACTGCGGGCAATAGCGGCATCTTGGTCGGTCCCAATACGCCAGTCACCTCGGCTCATGGCCATACGCAAAAGGCCGGGCCCCACGAAGTCTCTACCGCGTCAGCACAGCCAGTTCTCATCGCGGCTTCGGCTCCGATACCCGCGGGTCCGAAGGTCGCTGATACAGCTCTGAGCAACGTCTGCCTCTTCAAGGAAGGCGCTCATGCGGGTGTTACTGCCGTTGTCGCGCAGCCGACCGCGCTTCCTGTCGGCAGTCCCTGTCATAGTGACGAGCTGAAGAGCACGGGGTTTCTCGTTGCTCCGAACTCATCGCCTACGCTTCTCTCTACCTTGTGTACCTTCAATCAAGGGCCGAACTCTGGATCGACGGAGAACATCCGTCACACCAAGCCGCTTCTGCCCGGAACAGCCTGCAGGGATTCGATCGGCAACAGCGGTCTTATCGCGCTTGCAGGTAGTCCAATTACGCCAATGTCGCCTGAGACCTCGCAGCTACTTGCTGCGCAGAGCAGCACGTGTCACGCGACCAGCGGACCACGCGCGGGAACTACCTTCGTCTATGGAGGCAATTTCCCGGAACATGGTCCGGTTGGAGCTCCTTGTCATCGGGATAAGCAGGTGATTGGCGTTCTTATTCAGGAGAACTAGCTCAGGAAGCTTCGCTCAGACATAACGGCTAGACTGGAGCAATGGCAAAGAAGGCTGCACAGCGCTCCGAGATTGACCCCAAAGTCTGGTTGCATGGTCTTCCCAAGGCCGAACTTCACCTTCACCTTGAAGGCACGATTACGCCTGAGACGCTGGTTGCTCTCTCGCAGCGTAATGATCCGCAGCCTCTGTCGTTTAGCGATGCAGAGCAGCTCTACCAATACACTGACTTTCCCAGCTTCCTAATGTCCTTCAAGGCAGTGACGGAGCGTCTGCATACTGCGGATGACTACGAGTTGATTACCTACGACATGATTCGTGCGCTTGCGTATCAGGGCGTCGTTCATGCGGAGGTCTACATCTCGTTTGGGATTCTCTACCATTTCGCTCGGCTGGATGTAGATGAGGTTACCGCGGCGATTGAGCGTGGGCGACTTCGCGCCGAGCATGAGTTTGGGACTTCGGTGCTATGGATTATCGACGCTGTTCGCCACTTTGGCGTCGAGGAAGCGGAGCGCGTGTTTCGCAAGGCTGCGTCGATGCGGCAGCAGTATCCAAGCATTGTCGGGATTGGAATTGGCGGCGACGAAGTGCGCGGACCTGCGGATCAGTTTCGGGAGCTTTATGCAGAGGCCAAAGCTGCTGGTCTGCATTTGCTGGCTCATGCGGGCGAATCGACTGGACCTGTTGCTGGACCGGCGAGTATTTGGGCTGCGCTCAATATTGGGGCGGAACGAATCGGCCATGCGCTTGCGGCGCAACATGACGCCGAGTTGCTGGAGGTTCTGGCAGAGCGCCAGATTCCGCTGGAGATCAACGTGACGAGCAATCTGCGAACTGGATCATGTTCTGCGCTCGAAGATCATCCGTTGAAGAGCTACTTCGACTCTGGATTGATGGTGACGCTCAACTCCGACGATCCACCGATGTTCGGGTCGAACCTGCTTGAGGAGTACATTCTGGCATACGAAAATTATGGTTTTACGCTTGAGCAGATGCGAGAGCTTGCTGCCAATTCGATTGAGGCCAGCTTTCTTCAGCCTGATCGAAAGCTGAAGTTGCTTCGCCAGGTCGAGCTTTATGGCTGGTAGGGTACCCCCCGTACTTGAAGTACCAAAGTATTGCAAACAAATAACTTAGCGGGTACCTAGTACGACTCCTGGTCCGGATTAGTATGCTTCAGTACGACTTTCGTCCAAAATGTACGACTTGCATATAACGATTCTGCAGGGCAAAGTGTGGTCGGGTCTCATTACTTGGGGCGGATCACGCCTTGTTTGTTGCACTTAGCGGGGAGCCGGGACCATGATTGCGTTGGGGTCGACCTTGGGGATTCCGAAGTGTCCGCTGAGGTGG
Coding sequences:
- the add gene encoding adenosine deaminase; protein product: MAKKAAQRSEIDPKVWLHGLPKAELHLHLEGTITPETLVALSQRNDPQPLSFSDAEQLYQYTDFPSFLMSFKAVTERLHTADDYELITYDMIRALAYQGVVHAEVYISFGILYHFARLDVDEVTAAIERGRLRAEHEFGTSVLWIIDAVRHFGVEEAERVFRKAASMRQQYPSIVGIGIGGDEVRGPADQFRELYAEAKAAGLHLLAHAGESTGPVAGPASIWAALNIGAERIGHALAAQHDAELLEVLAERQIPLEINVTSNLRTGSCSALEDHPLKSYFDSGLMVTLNSDDPPMFGSNLLEEYILAYENYGFTLEQMRELAANSIEASFLQPDRKLKLLRQVELYGW